The window TGCCCGGCGGCTGCATGTGTTGCGCCGCCGGCGTCTCGGTTCAGGTCGGGATCAATGCCCTGCTGGCCAATGCCCGACCGGATCGCCTGTTGATCGAGCCAACCGGGATCGGTCATCCCAAACAGATCATCAAGCAACTGACCCGGCCGCCCTTCGATCAAACGCTCGATATGCGTGCCTGCATCACCCTGATCGATCCCCGGCATCTCGATAATCCTCGTTATCGCGAGAACGAATACTACCGGGAGCAGCTCGATATCGCCGATGTGCTGGTGGCCAACAAGGTGGACCGGTGTGAGGACAGTGATCTGGCGGCGTTCGCCCAACTGGTCGAAGCACGCCAGCCGCGCGCCAGTTGTCAGGTTTCACAGGGGCAACTGGAACTCGCCTGGCTGGATCTGCCGCATGCCGGACAGCAGGACGCCGTCAGCCGCTCGTTCCTGCAGGCCGATACAACGCCCGAAACCGGCATGGAAACCGAGCCCGTTAAACTTGACGCGGGAGAATCCTGGCGGCGGCTGGAAAACCGTAATGGCGACTTTGCCAGTTGCGGCTGGTTGTTTGCCGAACAGCTGAGATTTGATTACCAGAAAACAAACAGCCTGATCACTGCCATGAGTGCAGAGCGTATCAAGGCCTCGCTAAAAACGGATCAGGGAAACTACCTGTTCAACAGCATTGAGGGCGACCTGAGTGTTAGCGCCAGGGAGACCCCACCGGAAAATCGCATCGAAATCATCATGCTGGGCGATCCGGACTGGGACAAAATCGAAGACGCATTGCTATCCTGCCTGATTTGAAAAGCCTTACCACCAAGACACGAAGACACGAAGACACGAAGAAAATAATTATAAGTTCAGAAAATCCTGAGCAGGTACTTCGATGCTCGTACCCGTCAGATTTTTTTAACGTTATTATTTTTGGGGTCTTCACCAGTTCTAGTGGGTTCCCATTTCGTATTTTTCGGGCATTAGCGATAAGCCACCAAAATGAAACAGGATGGCGGTTTTAAATCGCTCCCGATTTCGAAAGCCGCGCGCCTTGTCTTTGAGCATTTTGATTTT of the Thiohalophilus sp. genome contains:
- a CDS encoding GTP-binding protein — encoded protein: MQPKVELIRHIPTNVITGFLGVGKTTAILHLLEHKPADERWAVLVNEFGQIGIDGQILQQEGVAIKELPGGCMCCAAGVSVQVGINALLANARPDRLLIEPTGIGHPKQIIKQLTRPPFDQTLDMRACITLIDPRHLDNPRYRENEYYREQLDIADVLVANKVDRCEDSDLAAFAQLVEARQPRASCQVSQGQLELAWLDLPHAGQQDAVSRSFLQADTTPETGMETEPVKLDAGESWRRLENRNGDFASCGWLFAEQLRFDYQKTNSLITAMSAERIKASLKTDQGNYLFNSIEGDLSVSARETPPENRIEIIMLGDPDWDKIEDALLSCLI